One window of Acidobacteriaceae bacterium genomic DNA carries:
- a CDS encoding substrate-binding domain-containing protein — MAKSSPRLYLIPVLSKALDILELLQNENQPLTLEAIHRRTRVSKTTVYRVLKTFAHRGYISQAQDGTYRHVSRPKKLRFGFAGQSADMPFSVEVTSSLVEAAASCGVDLMVLDNKYDGPTAIKNAEEFIQAGVDLIFELQVEHEVAPIIGDKIAAAKIPLIAIDIPHPHATFFGVDNYRAGMTAGQALAEFAMSEWEGKVDWVLGLDLPEAGLLVQSRVSGAFEAIRSALPDLPVEAFVRIDGRGIRERSRKVISEFLERHKREKNILIAAATDTSALGAIDAARELKRERHVAVVGQDCIHEAVEEMKRKSSPMIASVSHETNSYGPALMNLGLALLRGQTVPPYNYVTHRLVTRRSVLENVNSTFE; from the coding sequence TTGGCGAAATCCAGTCCGCGCCTTTATTTGATCCCTGTTCTTTCCAAAGCTCTCGACATCCTTGAACTGCTGCAAAACGAAAACCAGCCGCTAACGCTGGAGGCGATCCATCGCCGCACGCGCGTTTCGAAGACCACCGTGTACCGGGTGCTGAAGACGTTCGCGCATCGTGGCTACATCTCGCAGGCGCAGGACGGCACGTACCGGCATGTCTCGCGCCCGAAGAAGCTACGCTTTGGCTTCGCCGGTCAGAGCGCCGACATGCCTTTCTCGGTCGAGGTGACGAGCAGCCTTGTGGAAGCTGCGGCAAGCTGCGGGGTCGATCTCATGGTGCTGGATAACAAGTACGATGGACCCACCGCGATCAAGAATGCTGAAGAGTTCATCCAGGCGGGTGTGGATCTGATCTTCGAGCTGCAGGTGGAGCATGAGGTTGCGCCGATCATCGGCGACAAGATTGCAGCCGCGAAGATCCCGCTCATCGCGATTGATATCCCGCATCCGCATGCGACATTTTTCGGTGTGGACAACTACCGCGCGGGGATGACCGCCGGCCAGGCACTTGCAGAATTCGCGATGAGCGAGTGGGAGGGCAAGGTGGATTGGGTGCTCGGCCTTGATCTGCCGGAGGCCGGCCTGCTGGTGCAGAGCCGCGTCTCGGGCGCTTTTGAGGCGATTCGTTCCGCACTCCCCGACCTTCCCGTGGAGGCGTTCGTCAGGATCGATGGCCGCGGAATTCGTGAGCGCAGCCGCAAGGTCATCTCGGAGTTCCTGGAGCGGCATAAGCGCGAAAAGAACATCCTGATTGCCGCCGCGACCGACACCAGCGCGCTGGGCGCGATCGATGCTGCACGCGAACTGAAGCGTGAACGCCATGTGGCCGTCGTCGGCCAGGATTGCATCCATGAGGCAGTGGAGGAGATGAAGCGAAAGAGCTCGCCCATGATTGCCTCCGTGTCGCACGAAACTAACAGCTACGGTCCAGCGCTCATGAACCTTGGCCTGGCGCTGCTCCGCGGCCAAACTGTTCCGCCATACAACTACGTCACGCACCGTCTGGTCACGCGCAGGTCTGTTCTGGAGAATGTGAACTCGACCTTTGAATAG